The Clavelina lepadiformis chromosome 1, kaClaLepa1.1, whole genome shotgun sequence genome segment GGTTAAGCTAGAAAAGTAACGGCAATGTAAAGCAAATTACGACACCATAACAATAACTCGGCCATCTGTGTTAACCTCTCTGTCATTGAccgtttttaacaaaacgtttatAGCGAACCATCGTCACGTGGTTCTGCTCTGCTTAGTGTTGCGTGTTGTATTGTTTacttttcgccattaactttGCGGAGCAAAAATTGTGCATGAAATTAATCTCACAGCAGTCATTTTGTATTCAGTACATAAAATTATAGTCATGGCTTTCCACAAGcttaaatatgttttatatCCAACTAAATATGTTCATTATGTGTTTTCGCTagttgtttgtgcaaaaaagaGCAACAAGCAAAAAACCCTTCAAAAAGAGCATGTTTGTGGTTTCATTCTTCCTTTGAACAAATAGTGTCGCTCTTGCGATCGCTTCTAAAAAAGGAGCTCGCTCAAAATTTAACGAGCTCGTACCCAGCTCTGGGGATAATGTGATTTTGGATGGTGCATTAGAAATGTtgtagttttaaaattgttagCAACTTTGAATAGCTACATCGATTGCAATCCTTCTTGGTAAAAACAATTGCTTCTTCAAAAGAGACAGCCACTTCCACGTATGTATGTGAACTTCCACGtatgtatttttgtaaacaaagaTAACTCACGAGTAACGAGTCAACTCTGAACATTCAATCTCATTATTGTTAACGAGTGCCAGTCTTTTGCTTTATCTGTTTCTTTCCTAATGAATGACTGCTTTTCAGTATGTTAGTTTtgatttaacaaaaactgCAAACCATGCACACACATTGCAatgctttttgcttttttctatCTGGACAAGatacataaaattttactgatgtaattttagttgttttgttttctgcaaATATATTCAATGCACCAGCTATTAAATCTGCCACAAAATTCATTCATCAGCTGGAACCCAGTTGAATTTTTTCTTAAGCGGATTCtgctatataaaaataattagttGCAAGTGGAATgttcaactttaaaattttctttcggGCATTGTATTAATTGGTAAAACAGTTAATTATAAATGATATAGTTACTGTAAGTGATAATGATAACAATGCCTTTTTCATTCCAAGTAGATAATACTAGATTTAAGTTATTTACGAAGAACATTTAAAGTTGTAGTTGAGGTAGTTCTTAACTTGTTTTAGTAATTGATACTTGTTGAGcaaatgtgttttgtttttttagcaAACAGACTTCATTATGTctggcaaaagaaaatcgtcCATCTGCCAGGTCTCATATAAAGTCATcatgcaaaagcattaaaccaAGTCTTAATAAAAACCATGACGTGCCAAAAAAGCGTATAACGTCAAACTTGCTCTTGAAAAAGGATATGGACAAGAAGCACACACCTTTGCTAAAACGAAGAAGTAAGCTGAACTCACAATCTATCGCACAAACGGCAACCTCGATTGTGGCAAAAAAGCTTCTGAGACGAAGCATAAATACCAGTCAATGCTCATCtgccaaaaaagcaaaaatccAATCAGTTCTGCTGGCACAAGAAAATGAACTTATAAAAACTCCAAAAGTAGTGAACAAATCTTGTTATACAACACAATCGGCTAAGCTTTGCAAAAAGACTGAAAAAAGTTCCTTATTCAGGAGCACAACTCCAGGACCGAAGCCTAAAAAAAGAGCAACTCTGTTTGAAAAAAGCGAGCGACTGTAAGTGTAATAGCAAGATTACCTAccaacaataaagaaaacttTGTTCCTTTAACTAAGCAAACATTTCAATATTAAGGGAACAACTTCGGTCATGGATGATATCTAAAGGAAAAGATCCAAAtaaattgtttggttttaagCCCGTAAAAACGATGGTTACTCCTGTCAACTCTCCAGCGAGAAATAGTCCAGCTAGAAATAACGTCAATCAATCACAGTGGCCAGTATGTATAAGTTCTTGAAATGCAATGTCTGTGGAGTATGAAGTTGAGACTTTTTATAACGATTTTTCTATGTCCTTAAAGACCCTCCGTGATGAAGACTACCATGATGAGCTCTCCGTATTGGTAAAACAAACGATGAAGGAAGCGCAAGATTGCCTGGAAagggtatatatatattaataagccatatttttgaaaactcgTGTTTTTGGCCTTTTACTGAGTATTTTTCCTTAACACAGGGATGTGCAGTGGATGAAGTATATGCAGAACTTATGGAGTTTCAAGAAAAAGTGCCAATAGCAGATCGACATGCATCGTTTTGGATTACACTTGCTCTGGTGTCAGATaaacttgacaaaaaatcAGAAGAAGTGCTGGAGTTGTATGAAAAAGCTATCAAAAAGAACGCTGAGGTTCCGcaagagaaaaaaattgacattttGTACTTGTTTAGGATATTTGATGTTTGAAAGCTAATTCCtacttaatttaattaataactTTAAATATTGCATCATTCTATCAACACATTTGAATTATAGCCTACCCAAGACATCAAGGAGGCTCTCAGGACCTACATTTCATCTAGGATTGAAAAAAAACCTTATTGCAAAGGAAATGAAGTTCAAGGTACAGCTTAATGTTATTAAGTGATTATTAgcgaagtttgtttttgtacaGATTTTGAACTATTTAACTTGATAAAATGCATTGTTTTTTGACATAGCTTACTTGTGGAGTTAAATTAGTGGTCAGCAAAC includes the following:
- the LOC143453009 gene encoding cytoskeleton-associated protein 2-like; translated protein: MDAARLEKLNAYLISKGRPPKHLHQNFVKLNAKNVKQTPLSHEMVNLPQTTTVLKKDLKCVKARINKQTSLCLAKENRPSARSHIKSSCKSIKPSLNKNHDVPKKRITSNLLLKKDMDKKHTPLLKRRSKLNSQSIAQTATSIVAKKLLRRSINTSQCSSAKKAKIQSVLLAQENELIKTPKVVNKSCYTTQSAKLCKKTEKSSLFRSTTPGPKPKKRATLFEKSERLEQLRSWMISKGKDPNKLFGFKPVKTMVTPVNSPARNSPARNNVNQSQWPTLRDEDYHDELSVLVKQTMKEAQDCLERGCAVDEVYAELMEFQEKVPIADRHASFWITLALVSDKLDKKSEEVLELYEKAIKKNAEPTQDIKEALRTYISSRIEKKPYCKGNEVQGNIHVGNEQIVIPESIQNECHLPVAQSKPEALPSSCNIIDTREVLKSALPLSPMVVASPSSVVKLRMIPKSSPIFKKLMTRKALPADVTAIVTPVRRSKRIEKFNKHYPKALLAHDSCVTTPMELMEAEMNSENKSYDFAFDRNKALGDGYADISTILKF